Within the Stenotrophomonas sp. 610A2 genome, the region GCCGCCATCCACGCGCTGCGCCCCTTTGCGGATGCCCAGGTCATCAATCGGCAGGATGTCGGGCCGACCCAGACGGAACATCAACATCATTTCCACGGTCCAGCGACCGATACCGCGCACCGCTACCAGGGCATCGACGATGGCCTGATGATCCATCACCGACATCTGCCGCAGGCTCGGCAACTCACCCGCGCTTTCGCGGCGGGCAAGGTCGCGCAAGGCCAAGGCCTTGTTGCCGGATACGCCGCAGGCACGCAGCCCTGAATCATCGATCAGTTCAAGACTGGCTGCATGCAGGCGCTTGCTACCGATTGCAGTCTCCACCCGTCCAACTATGGTCGACGCGGCCTTGCCACTGAGCTGCTGGAACAGGATTGCCCGCGCCAGCGCATCGACCGGATCAAACGAGCGCGCCCAGCCTTGCGGCGGCGGCAACGGACCAACGCGACGCATCCAGCTGGCCAGCCGCTTGTCCACCCGTTGCAGGTGCGCGTGCGCGGCATCGATATCGAAGCCGCGGCGATAGCGCGGCATGACTCAACGCCGCAGGGCACTGAGTGCAAGCAGCACCCAACCGCCCATCAAGCTCATGCCGCCGGCCGGCGCCAGCGTCGTCGGCCACTGCATCAGCACATTGCCGACCAGGCTGCCGGAGAACAACAAGGTACCCAGCAGCAGCACATACAGCGCACAACGCCCCAGCGTATTTACCGAGGATGCCCCGAGCCCGACCAGCACCACGCCATGCCCGAACGCATACAGCGCTGCGGTGTTCAGATGCGACTGCGCCAATGCCTCGCTCACGCCGTGCGAGGCGTAGGCCGACAGACCAACCGCAGCCGCGGCCAACAGGCCACCACAGAACGCGAGAAACGAAGGCTTACGCGTCCGCCGTTCCACTCCCAACATGTCGCTCTCCAATCAGTCCTGCAAACGCTGTCCATAAAAAAAACGCGCCGCTGGAAGCGGCGCGTTTTCTTCGATCAGATCATCATCAACAACCGATGATTACTTGACCGCCCAGTAGAGGTCGTAGGAACCATCGGTGGTGAAGGCCTTGGCCACACCACCCTTCCACGACTCATACGGACGATCGACAACTTCGTTACCGGTGGTGGTAGCCCATGCACGCAGGCCGTTACGGGCCAGGTCCAGGCCAGCCATGTGGCCGGTGTAGGAAGCAAATGCCGAACGGTGGGCCGGAGCATGCACGTAGGTCACCGGGTTGCCCGCGGGGATCTTGACGCTCAGCTCGGCGGCATCACCGGCAGCAACCGGTGCGGCAGCAACGGCCGGAGCAGCAGCTTCGCCGTCCTTCTTGTCGGCAGCCGGAGCAGCAGCGCTGCCCTTGCGAACCGGCAGAGCCACGTCGAAGGCGTACTTTTCAGCACCAAAATCGGTGGTGACGATGCGGACCGGACCAGCAGCAACCAGGCCATTGGCATCCATCGCACGCTTGATCCACTCCATGTTGTCGTCAATCGACTTCTGGATGGCATCGTTGTTGCGATCGATGTTACCGGCGTTGACCACCAGCAGGTTCTCAGCCGGCACCTGGATGACCTTCAGGTCGACCAGCGGTGCTTCGGCAGCGGCGTAGTCAACGTTCGGCACCGAGGCCAGCATGTTGGCCATGCGCGACAGACCCAGCTTCAGGTCGTCACCGATGTGGCGGCTGACGTACAGGCCGGCATAACGACCAAACAGGTCGAAACCGTACTTGACGCTGTAGTCCTGGGTGATCTTGACGTTGCGGTCGTTCTTGCCGGTCGGCTCGAGCGTGAACGAGGTCACCTTGTCGGTACCGCGGGTCGGGTCTTCGATGGCAATCACGACGCGCTTGTTCTTCTCGCTATCGGTGATTTCCCAGCTGCCCTGGCCCATGTCTTTGGAGGAATAGTCCATGCGGGCGCCCTTGCCGGCGTCCGGGCCGCTGAACTTCAGCTCCACGGCCTTGTCGCGCAGCACAAGCGGATTCCAATCCTTGAAGCGACGCAGGCTGTTGACCGTGTCATACACGATCGTCATCTTGCGGTTGGTTTCGATGCTTTCGGTAATGTGGCGCTCGCCCGGCAGACACACGCCAATGAGGACAAACAGGCCAGCCACGATCCCCAAGGCGATCAGGAACTCGATAATACGGGTCATTCAGGAGTCTCCGGGGCCGATCCCACGGCCGGGTTGATTGAAGCGAAGCCCCCATCCTATCAGGCTTTTCGCAGGTTGTTCACCACATTTGGCATACCGGTTTCCATTACCAGAATGCGCTATCTCATCGATGGACTGCAGGGTAGCGTATCAACCACCAACCCTGCGCGCCTTCACCCGATAGCTGGGGCTGTATTTCGCCGTAGCCGGGCTATTTTCCACCGTCCAAGGTGTCCAGCACCAGTACTGCAGGCAACTTTTCGCGCATCGCCCGCCGCACGGGCGTGACCTGCGGAGCCGTATTCATGCGGACCGGGATGCGCCACAGCATGCGACTCAGACCAGTTGCAGCTCAAAGGCCTTGAGCACGGCACGGGTACGGTCGCGCACGCCCAGCTTGGAAAGGATGTTGGAAACGTGGTTCTTGATGGTGCCCTCGGCCACGCCCAGGGAGTTGGCGATCTCCTTGTTGGAGAAGCCGCTCGCCATCAGCCGCAGGATCTCGGTCTCGCGGTCGGTCAACGGGTCCGGCCGGTCCAGGCTGACGAACTCGTTGCGCATATGCTCCAGCCCGGACAGCAGGCGCTGGGTCACCGCCGGCTGCACCAGCGAGCCACCGTTGGCCACGGTACGGATGGCGCCCACCAGCTGTTCCAGGGTCACATCCTTGAGCAGATAGCCCTTGGCACCGGCCTTGAGCCCGGCCAATACCAGTTGGTCATCATCGAAGGTAGTCAGGATGATCGACGGCGGCAGCGTGCCGGCGCGGCTCAGCGTCTGCAGCGCTTCCAGCCCGGACATCACCGGCATGCGCATGTCCATCAGCACCACATCCGGCTGCACCTGCGGAATCATCTCCACCGCCTGGCGGCCGTCGATGGCCTCGGCCACCACTTCAATGCCGTCATCCAGCGCCAGCAGCGAACGGATGCCCTGCCGGACCAGGGTTTGGTCGTCGACCAGACAGACACGGATCATCAATTCACTCCTTGCGGCCCCGAGGCCAACATCATATTGGTAACCAGTGGCAGGCTGGCGCGAAGCCGGAAGCCCTCACCGCTCCGTGCCGACACATCCAGCACACCCCCATACTGCGCCAACCGCTCGCGCATGCCACGCAGGCCGTTGCCCGGCATTATTTCCTCGAAATCACCGCCGATGCCGTCATCGTGCGCGCTGATGACCACCTGCGCCGCATCCCGCTCCACGTTGATCCACAAATTACGGGCGCCGGCATGGCGCACCGCATTGGTGATGATCTCCTGCGTACAGCGCAGCAACACATGGGCACGCTCAGGGTCTTCGACACTGAACGGGTCGTCGATCTGCAGGTGGATATCCAGCGAAGGCACCCGTTCGGTCAATGGCCGCAGGGCAGCCGCCAGATCGATCGCCCCGCTCTCGCGCAGCTGGCTGACCGCCTCGCGCACGTCGGTCAGCAGCAGCTTTGCCAGGGTATGCGCCTGCCGCACATGCTCCTGCGCCTGGCCCTCGGTGATATGCCCTGCCACTTCCAGGTTCAGGCTCAGCGCCGTCAGGTGATGACCCAACAGGTCATGCAGTTCGCGGGAAATACGGGTGCGCTCGTTGACCCGGGCGCTCTCGGCCAGCAGCAGGCGGGTGGCGCGCAGTTCGGCGTTCAAGCGCCGCTGCTCCTCCCGCGCCTGGGTCTGCTGCCGGGCCACCAGGCTCGTGACAAAGATGAACATCGAGAAACCGCCGTACAGCAGCGACTGCAGCAGCGCCTCGAACAGGGGCAGGCCCAGGATCAGGTTATAGACCGGCAACACCGCCAACTGGCTCAGCACCAGCCAGATCACGCCCACCCAGCGGCTCAGCAGCCACGGGATGACCCCGGCCGCGACCATCATCAGGATGCTGCCCAGGCCGGTGGCCGACAGATAGCTGACCACCAGCGCCGAAACCGTCAGCAGCAGCAGCGCCAGCCGGTCGTACCAGCTGGTGTGGCCGGCGGCATTGAGCCCACGGGTCAGCCAGAAGTAGCAGCCGCCGAAGGTCAGGTAGGCCACGAACAGCCAGATCGCCTCGCCGGCGGCCGGCTGCAGCACGCCCTCCTCCGGTGCGTACTGGGTATAGACCAGGGGCAGGCTGACCAGGGCCCAGGTAAACAGGCCGGCCAGGCGGAGGACTCGGGTGTGGCTGAGGTATCCCAACATCCGTGCATGGTAAGGACCCGGCAGCCCCGGCGCCCTCCCTCGGAAGTCATGCATGGCAAGCATCGCGTGCGGCTCGCCGGGCTCGTGCCACCCATGCGATAATCGCGCCACAGCCCACTGGGCCGACCGCGATACCCCACGGAGTCACAATGTCGATTGTTATCCGCGACGTGCGCGAGCACGAGCTCGATTCCGTCCTGGCACTGAACAACAACGCTGGTCTTGCGATTCTTCCGCTGGATGCAGCCAAGCTCCGCCGTTTCTATGAAACCGCCGAATACTTCCGGGTTGCCGAACGCGACGGCAACATGGCCGGTTTTCTGGTCGGCTACGGCAGCAACAGTGCCCATGACAGCTGCAATTTCGCCTGGTTCCAGCAGCGCTACCCCAGCTTTTTCTACATCGACCGCATCGTGGTGGCCAGCCGCCGCCGTGGCGGTGGTGTCGGCCGCGCGTTCTATGCCGATGCCCAGAGTTACGCTGAGCTGCGCTACCCGCAGATGGCCTGCGAGGTCTTCCTCGACCACGGCGCAGATGCTGCCCTGCTGTTCCATGGCAGCTTCGGCTTCCGCGAGGTCGGCCAGAACACCATGCCCTCGGTCGATGTGCGGGCCAGCATGCTGCTCAAGGATCTGTGCAGCTACGAGTGGGTAAAAGAGACCTATGGCGACAACCTGCCCGACCTTCCGTGGGTAGGCAACACACGCCGGCTGCTGCAACAGCGGCCGACCGGAACCTAAGATGGCAGTGAATTTGGATTACGAACAGGCTGGTGAACTGAAAATCGGGCAGGTAGGCATCGCCAACCTGCGCATCCGCACCCTCGACGTGGAGCGCCTTGCCCAGGAAATGCGCGAGCGCGTTGCACGTGCACCCAAGTTGTTTGGCCGCGCAGCGGTGATCCTGGACTTCGGCGGTTTGAGCCAACTGCCGGACCTGGCCACTGCACAAAGCCTGGTCAATGGCCTGCGCGACGCCGGTGTACTGCCGGTCGCCCTGGCCTACGGCAGCAGCGAAACAGAGACCCTGTCGCAGCAGCTTGGCCTGCCGGTACTGGCCAAGTTCCGTGCCCAGTACGAACCCGTCGAAGCCGAACCGGCGCCGGCCGCCGCCCCCACCGCCAAGCAAGGCAAGCGCGCCGCCGCCGCGACGGCAACCCCTGCTGCACAGCCCGCTGATGGCGCTGCACCACAGCCCGGCAAGATGCAGCTGACCACGGTGCGCTCGGGCCAGCAGCTGTACGCCGAGAACTGCGACCTGACCGTACTCTCAACGGTTGGTGCCGGCGCCGAGGTCATCGCCGACGGCAGCATCCATATCTACGGTACGCTGCGTGGCCGCGCATTGGCCGGAGCCCAGGGCAATACCAGCGCACGCATTTTCTGTCGCGACTTCCACGCTGAACTGGTCGCGATTGCAGGACGGTATAAGGTACTGGACGATATTCCGGACAATCTGCGCGGCAAGGCCGTGCAGGTATGGCTGGAACAGGACCAGATCATGATTGCTGCGCTGGATTGACGCAGCTCACAACGACATTCAGGAGAGATCCTTTGGCTGAAATCATCGTAGTCACCTCCGGCAAGGGCGGCGTCGGCAAGACCACCTCCAGTGCCAGCATCGCCTGCGGCATCGCGCGGCGCGGCAAGAAAGTTGCCGTCATCGACTTCGACGTCGGCCTGCGCAACCTTGACCTGATCATGGGCTGCGAGCGCCGCGTGGTATACGACTTCGTCAACGTCGTCCACGGTGAGGCCACGCTGAAGCAGGCACTGATCAAGGACAAGCGCTTCGACAACCTGTACGTGCTGGCCGCCTCGCAGACCCGCGACAAGGACGCACTGAACAAGGAAGGCGTGGAAAAGGTCCTCAAGGACCTGGCCGCCGACGGTTTCGACTACATCATCTGTGACTCCCCGGCCGGCATCGAGAAGGGTGCGTTCCTGGCGATGTACTTCGCCGACCGCGCCGTTGTCGTGGTCAATCCGGAAGTCTCTTCGGTACGCGACTCGGACCGCATCATCGGCCTGCTCGACTCCAAGACCGCCAACGCCGAAGCCGGCAAGGCCGTGCCGGCCTACCTGCTGCTGACCCGTTACAGCCCGGTCCGCGTCGAAAGCGGCGAGATGCTGAGCATCACCGACGTGGAAGAAGTGCTGGGGCTCAAGGCCATCGGCGTCATTCCCGAATCCGGCGACGTGCTCAACGCCTCCAACAAGGGCGAGCCGGTCATCCTGGATGCCGAGTCGCCGGCCGGCCAGGCCTACGAAGACGCCGTTGGCCGCATCCTGGGTGAAGAGCGCCCGATGCGTTTCACCACCGTGGAGAAGAAGGGCTTCTTCAGCAAGTTGTTTGGAGGATAAGCATGGGACTGCTCGACTTCCTGAGACAGAAGAAGACGACCGCCGAAACGGCGAAGAACCGCCTGCAGATCATCATCGCGCAGGAACGCAGCACCCGTGGTGGCCCGGACTACCTGCCGCTGCTGCAGCGCGAACTGCTGGAAGTGATCAAGAAGTACGTCAACATCGACGCCGACGCGGTCAAGGTGGACCTGGTCAAGGATGGCGCCAACGACGTGCTCGACATTTCCGTGGCCCTGCCCGACGACAAGTGATGACAGCCCGGCGGCCACGGCCGCCGGGACTCCAGTGCCCGTGAACGAACACCCTGCCAAGGAACCAACCCAGCCCGTGCTGTGCGTTGGCGATATCCAGTGGACCGACGCTGCGGACCTGCTCGCACGCCACGGCCTGCGCCTGAACCACGTCGCCGCCGGCGAGAAGATTCCCGGCAGCTACTGGGGCGAGCCCGAAGCCGGCATCATCGCCTGCGACGTCTACGTGCGCGACGACACGCCTGTGCATTCGATGCTGCACGAATCCTGCCACCTGATCGTGCTGCCGCCCGAGCGCCGTGCCCAGGTGCATACCGACGCCACCGACTCTGTCCCCGAGGAAGACGCCACCTGCTACCTGCAGATCGTGCTGGCCGGGCAACTGCCGGGCGTAGGCAGCGCGCGACTGATGGCCGACATGGACAGCTGGGGCTACACCTACCGGCTGGGCTCGACCCAGGCCTGGTTTGAGCAGGATGCCGAGGATGCCAAGCGTTGGCTGATAGAGCGCGAGTTGATAACACCGTGAGCCTGTAGTGCCGAGCCATGCTCGGCAGAAGCCTTCCCGGTAAAGCCACAGCGCAGCATGGCGGCGATCTACAGGTGAAGCGCTCCTAGCGTGGCCTGGAACTCCCCATATCCAGGGTCACCCGCGTACCCCGCTCCGGCTGCGAATGGATCTCCAGCTTCCAGCCCAGGTGATCGCACAAGCGTGCGATCAGGTCCAGGCCAATGCCTGCGCCTGGATAGCGCTCGCCCTTGCTCATGCGCGCATACACCTGCGCCACCTCCTCCGGACTCATGCCGTGGCCGGGATCTTCAATGGTCAGCACTGCATTGGCGGAAACGCCGACACGCACCACGCCGCGGTCACTGTTCTCGATGGCATTGCGCAGCAGATTGCCAACCGCCGCCTGCACCACCGCCAGCGGCGCGAGCACCTGACACGGCGCGGCTTCCACCAACACCAGCTCCAGTTCCTTGCCCTTGGCCAGGTAGCGATGGTCTTCGGCAATCTCCGGCAGCAACTCATCCAAGGCAACCAGCTCACTCATCGCCGACAGCTTGGCCGGGTCACGCGCAAGCACCAGCAGCAACTGGATCAACTGTTCCATGCCAGTCGATGTGCTGCGCACCCGCAGCAGTTGCTGGCGCGCCCTGTCCGGCAATCCCGGCTGCTCCAGCGCCAGTTCAGCGGCACCGGTGATCACCGCGATCGGCGTGCGCAGCTCGTGGCTGGCGGTACTGATGAACGCACGTTCGCGCTCGACGAAATGCTCGTTGCGCTGCAGGTAATCGTTCAAGGCACCAGCAATCACTTCCAGCTCGGTACTGCCGCGCTTGTCCACCAGCACACGTTGCCCGCGCCGCTCGGGGCTCAGCTTGGCAATATCCTGCGCAAGCACCGACAAGGGCCTTACCAGGCGGGTCATGCCAACCCAGGCCATCAGCAAGGTCACCAACAACAACGCCACACCCGCCAGCAGCGCCCAGCGGGTGATGAAGTGCTCAAGCTCGCCGAAATCGGAGATATCCAGCGCCAACACCACCCGACCAAAGTCACTGGTGTCACGCACCATCACCGCGGTCTGCTTGCCCTCCAGCAGCGGGCCATCATGCAAGCCGGGGTGCAGTTGAGTGAGGCTTTCAGGGATACCACCCGGCTCAACTGCCGTGTAGAACCGCAGCGTGTCCGAATCCTGCCAGTGGTAGGTGGGGTCGCTGCGCATCTGGCCGATGATGCTGTCCAGCTCGGTGTTCAACAGCGAACGCCACACCGCGTGCTCGGCATGTTCGTGCACATAGTTGGCGGCGCTGAACACCGCCAACGTGACCAGCGCGACATACAGCGCCAACCAGCCCAGCAGTTTGCGCCGCAGCGTGCGGCGTGTCATTGCGCGCTACCCGCCGCGGGTGCAGACAGACGATAGCCAACGCGCGGCAAGGTCTGCAGCAGCTTCTGCTCGAACGGGCCATCGACCGCGCGCCGCAGTTCGTAGATGTGTGAGCGCAGCATGTCGCCATCCGGTGGCTCATCGCCCCACAAGGCATATTCCAGCTGATCGCGGGTAACTGCCGCCGGGCTGGCACGCATCAACACCTCAAGCAGCTTGCGGCAGGCCGGGTACAGGTGCAGCACCTGCCCTGCGCGTTGGGCTTCAAAGGTGGACATGTCCAGCTGCAGGTCATGCACCTCCAGCACTTTGCGCTGGTTGCGCCCGTGGGTACGCGCCAGCACTGCTTCCAGCCGTACCTCAAGCTCCGGCAATGCGAACGGCTTGGTCAGGTAGTCGTCGGCGCCGGCGCGGAAGCCGGTGATCTTGTCCGGCAACTCGTCGCGGGCGGTGAGCATGATCACCGGCACTTCGGAGCGGAACTCCTCACGCAGCTTGCGCAACACCTCAGGGCCTTCCATGCGCGGCAGCATCCAGTCCAGCAGGATGGCGTCATAGCTCTGGGTGCCGGCCAGGTGCAGGCCGGTGATGCCGTCCGGGGCAACATCCAGGGTATGCCCGCGCGCTTCGAAGTAATCGAACAGGTTGGCGATCAGATTGCGATTGTCTTCGATGACCAGCAGCCGCATGCACGCAGGACCTTGCTGTCCCGGATTGGGACGCCTCCGGCGTATCCTAGCGCCGCCTTTGTCGGATTGCCGTCGGAATGCCATCCAGGCCAGCCCTACTGGCTTCGACGTGTTTCCAACATGGGCCACGTCATCATCCTGCCAGCCTTCGACACCGAGCCTTTCGTGCGCCCGAACCTGCCCCGCTCTTCCCGCAACACGCTGTGGTTTGCCATCCTGATCGTGCTGGTCATCGCCAGCCTGCTGGCCGGGCTTGGCATGCGCTCACCTCAGCCACCGGACGAACCCCGCTTCGTGCTGGCAGCGCGGCACATGGTGGAGACCGGGCAATGGCTGCTACCGCACCGCGGCAGCGAGCTGTATGCGGAAAAACCCGCAACCTTCATGTGGATCCAGGCGGCCACTTACAAAGTCATCGGCGACTGGAACCTGTCTTTCCTGGTGCCCTCGCTGCTGGCCGCCCTGCTCACCCTGTGGCTGACCTGGGACATGAGCCGGCGGCTATGGAACCGGCAGGTCGCCCGCTATGCCGTCGTTGGACTGTTCGTCTGCATCCAGTTCGGGCTGATGGCCAAGCGCGCGCAGATCGACATGGTGCTGGTCGGCATGACCACGCTGGCGCTATGGGGACTGGTACGCCATCTATTGCTCGGCCCGAACTGGTGGGCGCTGGCCCTGGCCGCGTTCGCCGCCGGTGCTGGCACCGTGACCAAGGGCGTTGGCTTCCTGCCCTTGCTGATGCTGCTGCCGTGGCTGGCCTGGCGCTGGCGCCACCCGCAGGCAGCAGGGCTCGGCCGCAGCTGGGGCTGGTGGCTGCTATTGCCCGCCTTCCTCGCCGGCACCGCGATCTGGCTTGGCCCCCTGGCCATCGCCCTGTTGCAGAACCCCGAGCCGCACCTGCAGTCCTATGCCAAGGAACTGTTGTTCAAGCAGACCGGTACCCGCTATGCCAATGCCTGGCATCACCACCAGCCGTTCTGGTACTACCTGCAGGTAATGGCGACGTTGTGGCTGCCGGGCAGCCTGTTGGCGCCCTGGTTGTTCCCTGCATGGTGGCGACGCTGCCGCCGCGCCGATCCGCGCTACCTCCTGCTGCTGGGCTGGGCGTTACTTGTGCTGCTGTTCTTCAGCGCCAGCCCGGGCAAGCGCGAGGTCTATATCCTGCCGATGCTACCGGCCCTGGCCATCGCCGCAGCGCCATTGCTGCCCGGCCTGCTGCGGCGCACCAGTGTGCGCTGGTTGCTGCTGATCTACGTGCTGGTGCTGGCCGTTGCCACCTTGGTGGTCGGCTACGGTGCCGTGCACGGCGATGGCTGGGCCCAGCGCAACGCCATCAAGCGCGCGATCGATCCATGGGTGCTGCCGCAGGTGGGCTGGTGGCTGATCGGCTTTGCCTCGGCTTCGTTGCTGCTGGTATTGGTGCTACGCCTGCGCCGCGCCGGGCTGGCGGTGGTGCTGAGCACCGTGCTGCTGTGGTCCATGTACGGGCTGGGGGCAATGCCTGCACTTGACCCCTATAGCTCCGCCTCGCTGGTGATGGACAAGGTGCGCGAGCGCATCGGCCCGGATGCGGAGCTGGGCATGGTTGCCTGGCGTGAACAGAACCTGCTGCAGACCCATCCGCAGGCCACCGATTTCGGCTTCAAACGTCCCGCCGCCGAGCAATGGGAAGACGCGGCGCGCTGGGTGACACAGGACCCGCAGCGACGCTGGCTGTTCGTCCTCGACCAGGCAATGACGCCGTGCGCGGACCGCAACCAGGTCATCGACATCGGCAGCGCCAACCGCAACAACTGGCAGTTGCTGCCCGGCACTGCCCTGCACGCCGACTGCGTTGCCAGGACACATGGCGTGGTCGCCGGCAGCGAGGGTGCGCTGGACAGCGACAGCGATTGACGCCGGTGCGCTGAACGGCACCTGTTGACGCATATGTGTTGAAACATCGAGCAGGAGTGGCTGTGCCGGAACCGGTGCAGTCGCTCCTGCTTTCTGCAGCACCAAGCGCTCGTCGGCTGCGAACCTGAAGCACCGACAAAATCACGACATCGCTCCGACCGGTCTCCGACACGCGCCGACACAGCATGGCCGCACCCAGTCTGATGGTGCCCCTGCTCCATGTCGCAGCAACCCACTTCCACCGCCCTGCTACCGGCTGCCGAACGCAGCCGCCTGAGCTTCGCCGGGCGCACCCTGCTGATCCCGCTACTGCTGCTCGTCGTCGGCAGCCTGCTGCTGATGGCCGGCAATGGTGACCAATGGCTCGCAGATCAGCTCTATCGCTGGGAAGGCAACCAATGGGCCTTCAAGAACGCGTGGTGGACCAGCCACCTGATCCACAAGGGCGGCCGCAACCTGACCTGGTTTGTCGCATTGCTGGTCGTGCTGGGTTTGATCCGCAGCGGCATGGATGCGCGCTGGCGCCCGTTGCGGCGTCCGCTGGCCTATCTGCTGTCGTCGGTGGCGCTGTCCACCAGCATCGTCGCGCTGCTGAAGTCCTGGACCCACATGGACTGCCCGTGGGACCTGGAGCGCTACGGCGGCCTGCGTCCGTTCATCGGCCTGTTCGAGCAGCGCCCGGTTGCGCTGGGCCATGCCGCCTGTTTCCCGGCCGGCCATGCCGGTTCCGGCTACGCCTGGGTCGCCTTGTTCTTCTTCATGTTGCAGGTACGCCCGCAATGGCGCTGGCCGGCGCTGAGCATCGCGCTGCTGGTCGGCATGGCGTTCGGCCTCGCCCAGCAGCTGCGCGGCGCCCATTTCGCCTCACATGACCTGTGGGCACTGGCGATCAGCTGGCTGGTCGCAACGGTGCTCTATCTGTGGATGTTCCCGTCATCTGCGGCGACCAACTCGCTGTCGCGCATCACACCCGTTGGAGAGCGCGCATGAGCGTTGTCGCCACTCGCCGTATTGCTTCCCCGCTGTCATGGTCACGCCTGCAGGAGTGGCGTCCGGAGATCAGCACTGAAGCCCTGATCCTGATCGCCAGCACGTTCTTCGCGCTGGTCTGCAACAACCTGTTCTGGCGCAGCGCGATTGCCACCAACCCGAACGGCGTGCTGTTCGCGGTGTCGTTGTTTGCCTTGCTGGTGAGCGTGCACGCCATCCTCTTCGGCCTGCTGATCTGGCGCTGGAACGCCAAGCTCGTGCTGACGGTGCTGTTCATCACCACCGCCTTCGCAACGCATTACATGAACAGCTACAACGTCTACCTGGACGCAGACATGCTGCGCAATGTCCTGGCTACCGACCACAAGGAGTCACGTGAGTTGATGACGCCGGCATTGCTGCTGCCGCTGATCGGCTACGGCCTGCTGCCAACCGCGCTGCTGTGGCGCGTCCGCCTGCGCAAGCGCAGCTGGAGCCGCACGCTGCTATGGCGCGTAGCCTTCCTGCTTGCCGTGATCGTCACTGGCGGCGCTGGCACCATGCTGTCGTTCCAGAACATCTCAGCGCTGATGCGCAATCACCGCGAAGTGCGCTATCTGGCCACGCCGGTCAACTACATCATCGCGCTGAAGCAGAACCTTGCCAGCTCCAGCCCGATGCAGAAGCAGCCCAAGCTGCCGTTGGGCACCGATGCCAAGGCCATGCCACGTGCGGCGGGCAGCAAGCCCCGACTGCTGGTGCTGGTGGTCGGCGAAACCGTGCGCGCACAGAACTGGGGCTTGAACGGTTATGCCCGCCAGACCACACCGGAGCTGGCACAGACCGGCGTGATCAACTTCCCGGACATGCATTCCTGCGGCACCAGCACCGAGGTATCACTGCCCTGCATGTTCTCGCCGTTCGGTCGCCACGATTACGACGAAAAGAAGATCCGCGGCCACCAGTCGCTGCTGCATGTGCTTGAGCATGCGGGCATCGCAACCCTATGGCGCGACAACCAGTCCGGCTGCAAGGGCGTATGCGAAGGTCTGGAAATCCAGCGTCTGGATGATGCGACCACGCTAGGACTATGCGCCGACGGCCGCTGCATGGATGAGATTCTTCTGCAAAACCTTGCCGATCAGGTTCGCGCCAAGCCTGGCGACCGTGTGGTCATCCTGCACCAGCTGGGCAACCACGGCCCGAGCTACTTCCAGCGTTACCCGGCGCAGTTCCGCCAGTTCGCACCAACCTGCGACACGGCAGACCTCGGCAAATGCAGCCGCGAGGACATCGTCAACAGTTATGACAATGCGATCCGCTACACCGATCATTTCCTGACCCGCACCATCGCCGCCCTGCGCGGGCTCGATGATTACGACACCGCGATGATCTACCTCTCCGATCACGGCGAATCATTGGGTGAAAAGGGCCTGTACCTGCACGGCGTGCCGTATGCGATCGCAC harbors:
- a CDS encoding phosphoethanolamine transferase — encoded protein: MSVVATRRIASPLSWSRLQEWRPEISTEALILIASTFFALVCNNLFWRSAIATNPNGVLFAVSLFALLVSVHAILFGLLIWRWNAKLVLTVLFITTAFATHYMNSYNVYLDADMLRNVLATDHKESRELMTPALLLPLIGYGLLPTALLWRVRLRKRSWSRTLLWRVAFLLAVIVTGGAGTMLSFQNISALMRNHREVRYLATPVNYIIALKQNLASSSPMQKQPKLPLGTDAKAMPRAAGSKPRLLVLVVGETVRAQNWGLNGYARQTTPELAQTGVINFPDMHSCGTSTEVSLPCMFSPFGRHDYDEKKIRGHQSLLHVLEHAGIATLWRDNQSGCKGVCEGLEIQRLDDATTLGLCADGRCMDEILLQNLADQVRAKPGDRVVILHQLGNHGPSYFQRYPAQFRQFAPTCDTADLGKCSREDIVNSYDNAIRYTDHFLTRTIAALRGLDDYDTAMIYLSDHGESLGEKGLYLHGVPYAIAPEEQTRVPMVMWFSPGFAADRGLDMSCVRHRATQRTDQDNLFPSVLGLMQVRTSVYDPARDLFAPCT